The DNA segment TTTCAATAACAGCCATTACCGCATTCTGAAAAAACTTTTCCTGGATAACTCTGCCAGAAAAAGGAGAAAAATTATATTTCTGTGCTTTAATTTTAGTTGGTGTTATTACTTGCAAAATAATAATTATTAAAATAAATAATATAAAATATTTTTTTCGTTTATATTTCATCTTAAAAATTTAAAACCTCCCTTAAACCTCAAAAATATTTACTCAAATTTTTATTATGAAATTTTAAACCTAAAAGGTTAATGGCTTTTCACTTTTTATTCTAACTTTTTCAATACGATGTTCACTAACTTCTTCAACAGTTATTATTAAATTATTTATTTCTATTTTTTCACCTTTATTAGGTAAATATCCTAAATTATGAAGGATAAATCCACTTATAGTTTCAAAATTTTCTTCTTCGTGTAAAGAATTCTCTAATTTTTCATTTACTTTATCAATATCAATTCTGGCATCTACAAGCATTTCATTTTCATTAACTTTTTCAATCATTTTTGTTTCAAGATCAAACTCATCCTGTATATCTCCAACTATTTCTTCTAATAAATCTTCAATAGTTATTAAACCAGAAGTCCCTCCATATTCATCAAGAACAATTGCCATATGCTCTCTTCTTTTTTGCATTTCTGTTAATAAAGTATTTATAGGTTTTGACTCTGGAATAAAATAAATAGGTTTAATAAATTCTTCAAGATTAATATCTTTTTCATCTTCATCTGATAATATTAATTTTAATAAATCTTTTACATATATTAATCCTATAATATCATCCACTATATTTTCATAAACTGGTATTCTAGAATGGCCATATTCAACAGCCAATTCTACAACCTCTTTTACATCAGCCTCATTATCTATACAAACCATATCTATTCTAGGAACCATTATTTCTCTTACCTGAGTATCATCAAAATCAAATACACTTTGTATCATATCTTTTTCTATTTCCTTAATAACCCCTTCTTCTTCACTGACATTAACAAATCTTCTTATTTCCTCTTCAGTAATAAATGCAGAAGAAATCAAATTTTCTTTTCCAATAACTTTTTTTATTATCCAGGAAAAGAAAAGAACAAATGGATAAAATATTTTTTCTGTCCAGTAAAGAAATGGAGCAACAATTTTAGCATATTTCAAAGAATTACTATTCCCAAGTGACTTAGGGGTAATTTCACCAAATATTAATATAAATAGAGTTACTACTCCTGTAGCAATACCTACACCTTTACTTCCAAAAAGTTCAATAGCAATTGAAGTAGCAATTGAAGAAGTAGCGATATTTACGAGATTATTTCCTATTAAAATAGTAGTTAAAAGTCTGGTTTCATCTTCCAGTAATTGATCAACAAGATTGGCTTTTTCATCTCCTTTATTACTTTTGTCTCTAATTTGAACTCTATTAACTGCCATGAAAGCTGTTTCTGAACCTGAAAAAAATGCGGAAAGAAATAGCAAAACTACTAAAAATATAAAATTAATAATCATATTTATCTTCCTGTTGTATTACAGGAATTACCTCCTCTCAAGACCTACTTCTTCCAGTATTTTTTCTTCTTTTTCTCTCATTCGTTCTTTTTCTGAAGAAGTTTTGTGGTCATAACCAAGAAGATGCAAAATTCCATGAGTATATAGGTAAGCTAATTCCCTTTGTTTGGAATGACCATATTCTTTAGCCTGTTCTATAATTTTTTCTGTTGAAATTATTATATCTCCCCAAATTTTATCATCCATAGGAAAAGATAATACATCTGTTGCTTCATCCTTATTTCTAAATCTTTTATTTAATTCTTTAATTTTTTCATTATTAACAAGAGCAAGACTAATATTACCTTCATCTTTTTTTTCATATTTAGCTGCTTTTTGGGCTATTTTTTTTAATAGATTTTCTAATTCTTTATTGATTTTAATTTTTCCCTGTTGATTATTTATTTCTAAATTAATCACTTTTTTCCCCCTCTTTAATTTCTTCCATAAGATTATCGGGATATTCAATTCTTTGATGATATATTCCAGTTAAAACTTTTACAAAATTTTCTGCAATAATATCCAGATCTTTTAAACTAAGATCACATTCATCTAACTGATTTTCTGTTAACTTTTCTCGAATAA comes from the Halanaerobiales bacterium genome and includes:
- a CDS encoding hemolysin family protein, whose product is MIINFIFLVVLLFLSAFFSGSETAFMAVNRVQIRDKSNKGDEKANLVDQLLEDETRLLTTILIGNNLVNIATSSIATSIAIELFGSKGVGIATGVVTLFILIFGEITPKSLGNSNSLKYAKIVAPFLYWTEKIFYPFVLFFSWIIKKVIGKENLISSAFITEEEIRRFVNVSEEEGVIKEIEKDMIQSVFDFDDTQVREIMVPRIDMVCIDNEADVKEVVELAVEYGHSRIPVYENIVDDIIGLIYVKDLLKLILSDEDEKDINLEEFIKPIYFIPESKPINTLLTEMQKRREHMAIVLDEYGGTSGLITIEDLLEEIVGDIQDEFDLETKMIEKVNENEMLVDARIDIDKVNEKLENSLHEEENFETISGFILHNLGYLPNKGEKIEINNLIITVEEVSEHRIEKVRIKSEKPLTF
- the ybeY gene encoding rRNA maturation RNase YbeY → MINLEINNQQGKIKINKELENLLKKIAQKAAKYEKKDEGNISLALVNNEKIKELNKRFRNKDEATDVLSFPMDDKIWGDIIISTEKIIEQAKEYGHSKQRELAYLYTHGILHLLGYDHKTSSEKERMREKEEKILEEVGLERR